In Amycolatopsis endophytica, the following are encoded in one genomic region:
- a CDS encoding SDR family NAD(P)-dependent oxidoreductase, protein MGSLDGKVALVTGGSRGIGAAIARKLAEEGADVAVTYERSVSRADEVVASIEGLGRKALAVRADSADADALITAVDRAAEALGGLDVLVNNAGVFPRGTVEEMPLTDLDRILAVNVRAVFVATQAAARHLRPGGRVVHLGSTLGERVTGTGMSAYAATKAAVAGMSRGFARDLGSRGITSVVVQPGPTDTDMNPADGPRAAKSLALSAVGRHAAPEDLAATVAHVAGPAGAFITGSVITVDGGVNA, encoded by the coding sequence ATGGGCTCGCTGGACGGCAAGGTCGCGCTCGTGACCGGGGGCAGCAGGGGAATCGGCGCGGCGATCGCGCGGAAACTGGCCGAGGAGGGCGCGGACGTCGCGGTGACTTACGAACGGTCCGTCTCGCGTGCCGACGAAGTGGTCGCCTCGATCGAAGGGCTGGGCCGGAAAGCGCTTGCCGTGCGGGCGGACAGCGCGGACGCGGACGCCCTGATCACTGCCGTGGACCGGGCCGCGGAGGCACTGGGCGGACTCGACGTGCTGGTCAACAACGCGGGGGTGTTTCCGCGCGGGACCGTCGAGGAGATGCCGCTGACGGACCTCGACCGGATACTGGCGGTCAACGTGCGGGCGGTGTTCGTCGCGACGCAGGCCGCCGCCCGGCACCTGCGGCCCGGCGGACGGGTGGTGCATCTCGGCAGCACGCTCGGCGAGCGCGTGACCGGCACGGGAATGAGCGCCTACGCGGCGACGAAGGCCGCCGTGGCGGGGATGAGCCGGGGCTTCGCACGGGACCTCGGGTCGCGGGGGATCACGTCGGTGGTGGTGCAGCCCGGGCCGACGGACACGGACATGAACCCCGCCGACGGGCCGCGGGCGGCGAAGTCGCTCGCACTGTCGGCCGTGGGACGGCACGCCGCGCCGGAGGACCTGGCGGCGACCGTCGCGCACGTCGCCGGACCGGCCGGGGCGTTCATCACCGGCTCGGTCATCACCGTCGACGGCGGCGTGAACGCCTGA
- the cmtR gene encoding Cd(II)/Pb(II)-sensing metalloregulatory transcriptional regulator CmtR has protein sequence MLTCETRGAALARLGRALADPTRCRILVALLDGENYPGRLAERLGLSRSNVSNHLACLRGCGLVVATYEGRQVRYELADPHLEKALGELVHVVLAVETDEPCLNEVVAG, from the coding sequence GTGCTGACCTGTGAGACGCGTGGTGCGGCGCTGGCCCGGCTGGGCCGCGCGCTGGCCGATCCCACCCGCTGCCGGATCCTGGTCGCCCTGCTGGACGGCGAGAACTACCCCGGCCGCCTGGCCGAGCGGCTGGGGCTGTCCCGGTCCAACGTGTCCAACCACCTCGCCTGCCTGCGGGGCTGCGGCCTCGTCGTCGCCACCTACGAGGGCAGGCAGGTGCGCTACGAGCTGGCGGACCCGCACCTGGAAAAGGCGCTGGGCGAACTGGTCCACGTGGTGCTGGCCGTGGAGACCGACGAGCCGTGCCTGAACGAGGTCGTGGCGGGATGA
- a CDS encoding WhiB family transcriptional regulator, with translation MADTRRLPGPNADIWEWQLQGSCRGMDSGAFFHPDGERGPARARREARAKAICQSCPVLRLCRAHALAVHEPYGIWGGLSEAERETIIRTGKPQLTLSGG, from the coding sequence ATGGCAGACACGCGGAGGCTCCCGGGTCCCAATGCCGATATCTGGGAATGGCAGCTACAGGGGTCGTGCCGGGGGATGGACAGCGGCGCCTTCTTCCACCCGGACGGCGAGCGGGGGCCGGCGAGGGCACGGCGGGAAGCGCGCGCGAAGGCGATTTGCCAGTCCTGTCCGGTGCTGCGACTGTGCCGCGCGCACGCGCTCGCGGTCCACGAGCCGTACGGGATCTGGGGCGGCCTGTCGGAGGCGGAGCGGGAGACCATCATCCGGACCGGGAAACCGCAGCTGACCCTTTCCGGCGGCTGA
- a CDS encoding response regulator transcription factor translates to MTTVLICDDRRSVREGLTRVMSAVPGVSRIDCVAHGDELLARYSRQPVDVVLVGTQRAMPAGVEATRRLVSANPQANVIVFGAPDDAGSIAAAIAGGARGYLRWDASRPELVAALAHTLASTSVPAPRQPADPGVQLTERELQVLRGMSQGKSNGQIGRELYLSEDTVKTHARRLFRKLGVRDRAQAVAHGFRRGLVS, encoded by the coding sequence GTGACGACGGTCTTGATCTGCGACGACCGACGCAGTGTCCGCGAAGGGCTCACCCGCGTGATGTCTGCTGTCCCCGGTGTCAGTCGCATCGACTGTGTAGCGCACGGTGACGAGTTGCTGGCCCGGTATTCGCGGCAGCCGGTCGACGTCGTGCTCGTCGGCACCCAGCGCGCGATGCCGGCCGGGGTGGAGGCGACTCGGCGGCTGGTGTCCGCCAACCCTCAGGCCAACGTGATCGTCTTCGGCGCTCCCGACGACGCCGGCAGCATCGCCGCCGCCATCGCCGGCGGGGCCCGCGGTTACCTGCGCTGGGACGCGTCCCGCCCGGAGCTCGTCGCCGCGCTCGCCCACACGCTCGCCAGCACTTCCGTGCCCGCGCCGCGCCAGCCGGCCGACCCCGGCGTCCAGCTCACCGAGCGCGAGCTGCAGGTGCTGCGGGGCATGAGCCAGGGCAAGAGCAACGGCCAGATCGGCCGCGAGCTGTACCTGTCCGAGGACACGGTCAAGACGCACGCCCGCCGTCTGTTCCGCAAGCTCGGTGTGCGGGACCGCGCGCAGGCGGTCGCACACGGCTTCCGCCGCGGACTCGTTTCCTGA
- a CDS encoding GNAT family N-acetyltransferase: MRSEGVVVWDRGMAIEVDRPGPGGLGEVVDVLREWQHDGAPMQLHPGDLGWFWRAGAEATAAAVRTWRRDGRIVAIGLLDTPDLLRLTLAPDVGRDEDLARRLAEDLREPERGVLPQGKVFAETPRGTLVKDLLFEDGWHADEPWTPLCRGLTEPVEDPGLRIEVIGPGHAHVRTAVQRASFDKSTFSDEQWHVMAAGAPYADARCLVAYDDEGNAVAAATVWSAGPGRPGLLEPMGVHREHRGRGHGRAITVAAAAALRELGSSSAIVYTPSSNVGAVATYRSAGFEQRPEMLDQRRD, from the coding sequence ATGCGTTCCGAAGGCGTGGTGGTGTGGGATCGGGGCATGGCGATCGAGGTGGACCGGCCCGGGCCCGGCGGCCTGGGTGAGGTTGTCGACGTGCTGCGGGAGTGGCAGCACGACGGGGCGCCGATGCAGTTGCATCCCGGTGACCTGGGCTGGTTCTGGCGAGCAGGCGCGGAGGCGACGGCCGCGGCGGTCCGCACCTGGAGGCGCGACGGGCGAATCGTCGCCATCGGCTTGCTGGACACTCCCGACCTGCTGCGGCTCACGCTCGCGCCGGACGTCGGGCGCGACGAGGATCTGGCGCGACGCCTGGCCGAAGACCTGCGTGAGCCGGAGCGCGGTGTGCTGCCGCAGGGGAAGGTGTTCGCCGAGACGCCACGGGGGACGCTGGTCAAAGACCTGCTGTTCGAGGACGGCTGGCACGCCGACGAGCCGTGGACGCCGCTGTGCCGCGGCCTCACCGAGCCGGTGGAAGACCCTGGCCTGCGGATCGAGGTGATCGGACCGGGGCACGCGCACGTGCGCACCGCGGTGCAGCGCGCCTCGTTCGACAAGTCGACTTTCTCGGACGAGCAGTGGCACGTGATGGCGGCCGGCGCGCCCTACGCCGACGCCCGTTGCCTGGTCGCCTACGACGACGAGGGCAACGCCGTGGCGGCGGCAACGGTGTGGTCGGCCGGACCGGGCAGGCCCGGCCTGCTCGAACCGATGGGCGTGCACCGGGAGCACCGGGGCCGCGGCCACGGCAGGGCGATCACCGTCGCCGCGGCGGCCGCGCTCCGGGAACTGGGCTCCTCGAGCGCGATCGTCTACACCCCGAGCTCCAACGTCGGTGCCGTCGCCACCTACCGGTCAGCCGGGTTCGAGCAGCGCCCGGAGATGCTGGACCAACGCCGCGATTAG
- a CDS encoding cation transporter, with translation MTGTVLPDRRAVLSRRVRLLVAATITYNVIEAIVAITAGTVASSTALIGFGLDSVIEVASAAAVAWQFSGSDPEARERTALKVIAVSFFALAAYVTVESVRGLLGADPAEHSGVGIALAAVSLVVMPFLSLAQRRAGRELGSASAVADSKQTLLCTYLSGVLLAGLLLNSLFGWSWADPVVALVIAAVAVKEGREAWRGDACC, from the coding sequence ATGACCGGGACGGTTCTGCCGGACAGGCGGGCGGTTCTCTCGCGACGCGTCCGGCTGTTGGTGGCGGCGACCATCACCTACAACGTGATCGAGGCGATCGTCGCGATCACGGCGGGTACCGTCGCCTCGTCGACGGCGCTGATCGGGTTCGGGCTCGACTCGGTGATCGAGGTGGCCTCCGCCGCGGCCGTGGCCTGGCAGTTCTCGGGCAGCGACCCCGAAGCGCGGGAGCGGACCGCGCTCAAGGTCATCGCGGTGTCGTTCTTCGCGCTCGCCGCCTACGTCACCGTCGAGTCGGTGCGCGGCCTGCTCGGCGCCGACCCGGCCGAACACTCCGGAGTGGGCATCGCGCTGGCCGCGGTGTCACTGGTGGTCATGCCGTTCCTGTCGCTCGCCCAGCGCCGCGCGGGCCGCGAACTCGGCTCGGCCAGCGCCGTCGCCGACTCGAAGCAGACGTTGCTGTGCACGTACCTGTCCGGCGTGCTGCTGGCGGGGCTCCTGCTGAACTCCCTGTTCGGCTGGTCCTGGGCCGACCCGGTGGTCGCACTGGTCATCGCGGCGGTCGCGGTGAAGGAGGGCAGGGAAGCCTGGCGCGGGGACGCCTGCTGTTGA
- a CDS encoding YdcF family protein: protein MPERSPRIPGELRADVETLWNYHDMHHEPRPTDVGIGLGSHDSGVATCAAGLYHRGMFPLIVFTGANAPTTVERFPRGEAVHYREEALRLGVPGEAIMLETEAGNTGDNITLTRRLLEERDVRVRTVTLISRPYQQRRAYATCRKLWPEVDVLCASRPQPLDEYVESIGDVDRVITMLVGDTQRITVYAERGFAIDQLVPEPVRAAYERLRAGGFTGRLV from the coding sequence ATGCCCGAGCGTTCGCCCCGCATCCCCGGCGAACTCCGTGCCGACGTCGAAACGCTCTGGAACTACCACGACATGCACCACGAGCCGCGGCCCACCGACGTCGGGATCGGGCTGGGCAGCCACGACTCCGGCGTCGCCACCTGCGCCGCCGGGCTGTACCACCGGGGGATGTTCCCGCTCATCGTTTTCACCGGCGCGAACGCGCCCACGACGGTCGAGCGCTTCCCGCGGGGCGAAGCCGTCCACTACCGCGAAGAGGCGTTGCGGCTCGGCGTACCCGGCGAAGCGATCATGCTGGAGACCGAGGCAGGCAACACCGGGGACAACATCACCCTCACGCGGCGCCTCCTCGAAGAGCGGGACGTCCGGGTGCGGACCGTGACGCTGATCAGCCGCCCGTACCAGCAGCGCCGCGCCTACGCGACCTGCCGGAAACTGTGGCCCGAGGTCGACGTTCTCTGCGCATCCCGGCCGCAGCCGCTGGACGAGTACGTCGAGTCCATCGGAGATGTGGACCGGGTGATCACCATGCTGGTCGGCGACACCCAGCGAATCACGGTCTACGCGGAGCGTGGATTCGCGATCGACCAGCTCGTGCCCGAACCCGTGCGGGCAGCGTACGAGCGACTTCGCGCCGGTGGCTTCACCGGGCGGCTCGTCTGA
- the groES gene encoding co-chaperone GroES encodes MSVNIKPLEDKIVVQTSEAEETTASGLVIPDTAKEKPQEGKVLAVGPGRVDDKGNRVPVDVNVGDVVIYSKYGGTEVKYNGEDYLILSARDVLAVVN; translated from the coding sequence GTGAGCGTGAACATCAAACCGCTCGAGGACAAGATCGTTGTCCAGACGAGCGAGGCCGAGGAGACGACCGCGTCCGGCCTCGTCATCCCCGACACCGCCAAGGAGAAGCCCCAGGAGGGCAAGGTTCTGGCCGTGGGCCCGGGCCGCGTCGACGACAAGGGCAACCGCGTCCCCGTCGACGTCAACGTCGGTGACGTCGTCATCTACTCGAAGTACGGCGGCACCGAGGTCAAGTACAACGGCGAGGACTACCTGATCCTGTCGGCCCGCGACGTGCTGGCTGTCGTCAACTGA
- a CDS encoding anti-sigma-D factor RsdA: MTDREDVRQELDELEFDPTMSSSQAEFEADLTAIRADDGLLDSLGGSDPGIADDLGDQELNALLLSWRRDIDSEPLAELIDTDTAVTTIKTAALARRHGQRAHRRRLLVPVAAAAAVLAIAFTGTSIAARDAQPGDTLWGLTKVLYADHARSVEAASAARIDLQQASIALSQGRIAEAQQALAEAAAKLSQVTEEENLSQLMAEHQQLASMLPGSTTRPPDSSTSLPTSAAPPQTSSTRLPITTTTTPQPTTTTPTPPSSSSSTTPTPTTESSTTQPPGDGTSGSTIRYDNPDAGTGQQPAGVGSNTGTSGN, translated from the coding sequence GTGACCGATCGCGAAGACGTCAGACAGGAGCTCGACGAGCTCGAGTTCGACCCCACCATGAGTTCGTCGCAGGCGGAGTTCGAGGCGGACCTCACCGCGATCCGCGCCGACGACGGTCTGCTCGACTCGCTCGGCGGATCCGATCCCGGCATCGCCGACGACCTCGGTGACCAGGAACTCAACGCGCTGCTGCTGTCCTGGCGACGGGACATCGACAGCGAACCGCTCGCCGAGCTGATCGACACCGACACCGCGGTCACCACCATCAAGACCGCCGCGCTGGCCCGCCGCCACGGGCAGCGGGCGCACCGCCGCCGCCTGCTCGTGCCCGTCGCCGCGGCCGCCGCCGTCCTCGCCATCGCCTTCACCGGCACCAGCATCGCCGCGCGCGACGCCCAGCCCGGCGACACGCTGTGGGGCCTGACCAAGGTCCTCTACGCCGACCACGCGCGGTCGGTCGAGGCCGCCTCCGCGGCCCGCATCGATCTGCAGCAGGCCAGCATCGCCCTGTCCCAGGGCCGCATCGCCGAGGCGCAGCAGGCGCTCGCCGAGGCCGCCGCGAAGCTGTCCCAGGTCACCGAGGAGGAGAACCTCAGCCAGCTGATGGCCGAGCACCAGCAGCTCGCCTCGATGCTGCCGGGTTCGACCACGAGGCCGCCGGACTCGTCGACCTCGCTGCCCACGTCGGCGGCGCCGCCGCAGACCAGCTCCACCAGGTTGCCGATCACGACCACGACCACGCCGCAACCGACCACGACGACGCCGACCCCGCCGTCGTCGAGCAGCTCGACCACGCCGACCCCGACCACCGAGAGCAGCACCACCCAGCCGCCCGGTGACGGCACGTCCGGCAGCACCATCCGGTACGACAACCCGGACGCGGGCACGGGCCAGCAGCCGGCGGGCGTCGGCTCGAACACGGGCACGAGCGGCAACTGA
- a CDS encoding DUF5319 domain-containing protein, which translates to MPHEVLPPDPFADDPDDPARDLVGFGDDELAEPMDAQARAELLADLSDLAVYQALLEPRGVRGIVVDCGECDQPHFHDWHLLRASLEQLLADGRMRPHEPAFDPDPAHYVSWDYCRGFADGITATENAY; encoded by the coding sequence GTGCCGCACGAAGTGTTGCCCCCCGACCCGTTCGCCGACGACCCGGACGATCCCGCCCGGGACCTGGTCGGCTTCGGGGACGACGAGCTGGCCGAACCGATGGACGCGCAGGCGCGCGCCGAGTTGCTCGCGGACCTGTCGGACCTCGCGGTCTACCAGGCGCTGCTGGAGCCGCGCGGGGTGCGCGGGATCGTGGTCGACTGCGGCGAATGCGATCAGCCGCACTTCCACGACTGGCATCTGCTGCGCGCGAGCCTCGAGCAGTTGCTCGCGGACGGGCGCATGCGCCCGCACGAGCCCGCCTTCGACCCCGATCCGGCCCACTACGTGAGCTGGGACTACTGCCGTGGCTTCGCCGACGGCATCACCGCCACCGAAAACGCCTACTGA
- a CDS encoding MerR family transcriptional regulator, with the protein MAAVARRLGVAPSTLRTWDRRYGLGPSRHTGGKHRRYCASDIGRLELMQRALLRGASTAEAARYALQQMPKSDGAAPETPAQPLPPPAEHLTAAQNGAAARRLRSAAVALDGRAVQQTLDDAIGGAGAIDAWDGVIAPVLEACGAGWPGAPAGVEVHALLTECVLAAIVRATPVLDHPRNQRPVLLSRVPGEQDPLPLHVLAAGLAVRRIGSQLFGLPLPGPALSAAVRRSSPAAVVLWSERAGNADPALFPEVSRGGLRSRLFAVGAGWRSPMLPERVELLSGLRTAADRIEYVLVGN; encoded by the coding sequence GTGGCCGCCGTTGCCCGGCGGCTGGGTGTCGCGCCGTCGACCCTGCGGACCTGGGACCGCCGCTACGGCCTCGGGCCGAGCAGGCACACCGGTGGCAAGCACCGCCGCTACTGCGCCTCCGACATCGGGCGCCTCGAACTCATGCAGCGGGCCCTGCTTCGCGGGGCGTCCACCGCCGAAGCCGCCCGCTACGCGCTCCAGCAGATGCCGAAGTCCGACGGCGCCGCCCCGGAGACCCCGGCCCAGCCGCTCCCGCCACCGGCCGAGCACCTGACGGCCGCCCAGAACGGCGCCGCCGCCCGGCGGCTCCGCTCGGCCGCGGTCGCGCTCGACGGGCGGGCCGTGCAACAGACCCTCGACGACGCGATCGGCGGTGCCGGTGCCATCGACGCGTGGGACGGCGTGATCGCGCCGGTACTGGAGGCGTGCGGCGCGGGCTGGCCCGGCGCCCCGGCCGGGGTCGAGGTGCACGCGCTGCTGACCGAGTGCGTCCTGGCCGCGATCGTGCGGGCGACGCCGGTGCTCGACCACCCCCGCAACCAGCGTCCGGTCCTGCTCAGCCGGGTTCCCGGCGAGCAGGACCCGCTGCCGCTGCACGTGCTGGCCGCCGGACTGGCCGTCCGCCGGATCGGATCGCAGCTGTTCGGGCTGCCGTTGCCCGGACCCGCGCTGTCGGCCGCCGTCCGGCGCAGCTCGCCCGCGGCGGTCGTGCTGTGGTCCGAGCGCGCGGGCAACGCCGACCCCGCGCTCTTCCCCGAGGTGTCCCGCGGCGGGCTGCGCAGCCGCCTGTTCGCGGTCGGCGCGGGCTGGCGGTCCCCGATGCTGCCCGAGCGCGTCGAGCTGCTGTCCGGCCTGCGGACGGCGGCCGACCGCATCGAGTACGTCCTGGTGGGGAACTGA
- a CDS encoding sigma-70 family RNA polymerase sigma factor, protein MATVGDGLDEPVAAAVEGDPQAVERLLAAIRPLVVRYCRARVGRQERSFASADDVAQEVCLAVLTALPSYRDQGRPFLAFVYGIAQHKVADAHRAAARNRAEPVAELPDEIENDIGPEQRALQGELNERMAQLLRVLPDKQREIVVLRVVVGLSAEETADAVGSTPGAVRVAQHRALARLRKALASEEVA, encoded by the coding sequence ATGGCCACTGTGGGGGACGGGCTGGATGAGCCAGTCGCCGCCGCTGTCGAGGGGGATCCCCAGGCGGTCGAGCGGCTGCTGGCCGCTATCCGTCCCCTGGTGGTGCGGTACTGCCGTGCCAGGGTCGGACGACAGGAGAGGTCGTTCGCCTCGGCAGACGATGTGGCTCAGGAGGTGTGTCTCGCAGTGCTCACGGCGTTGCCCTCGTACCGTGACCAGGGGCGTCCTTTTCTGGCCTTCGTCTACGGCATCGCCCAGCACAAGGTGGCCGACGCGCACCGGGCCGCCGCGCGCAACCGGGCCGAACCCGTCGCCGAGCTCCCCGACGAGATCGAGAACGACATCGGGCCCGAACAGCGCGCACTGCAGGGGGAGTTGAACGAGCGCATGGCACAGCTGCTCCGGGTCCTGCCCGACAAGCAGCGCGAGATCGTGGTGCTGCGAGTGGTCGTGGGCCTGTCGGCCGAGGAGACCGCGGACGCGGTCGGCTCGACGCCGGGTGCCGTCCGTGTCGCCCAGCACCGCGCGCTGGCCCGGCTCCGCAAGGCGCTGGCGTCCGAGGAGGTGGCCTGA
- a CDS encoding TetR/AcrR family transcriptional regulator — MSPRGRPRAFDRDAALDRAMYVFWERGYEGTSLTDLTTAMGIGSPSLYAAFGGKEALFREAVERYRERFGHEPPDGGTAREVVEHWLRDTARDYVGEGRPRGCMVVLAALNCTERNHGVRDFLAATRRNNLVALDARLRATAGDEADVDAIVRFYGTVLHGLSIEARDGAEPADLEAVIDAAMSVWPRFVRKKTAPG; from the coding sequence ATGTCACCACGCGGCCGCCCACGGGCCTTCGACCGGGACGCGGCTCTCGACCGGGCCATGTACGTCTTCTGGGAGCGCGGCTACGAGGGCACCTCACTGACCGACCTGACCACCGCGATGGGCATCGGCTCGCCCAGCCTGTACGCGGCTTTCGGCGGCAAGGAGGCGCTGTTCCGGGAGGCGGTCGAGCGCTACCGCGAGCGGTTCGGGCACGAGCCGCCGGACGGGGGAACGGCCAGGGAGGTCGTCGAGCACTGGTTGCGGGACACCGCCCGCGACTACGTCGGCGAGGGCAGGCCGCGCGGGTGCATGGTCGTGCTGGCCGCGCTCAACTGCACGGAACGGAACCACGGCGTCCGGGATTTCCTCGCGGCCACGCGGCGGAACAACCTTGTGGCACTCGATGCGCGATTGCGTGCCACGGCGGGGGATGAAGCCGATGTCGACGCGATCGTCCGGTTCTACGGCACCGTTCTGCACGGCTTGTCGATCGAGGCGCGGGATGGCGCGGAACCGGCGGATCTGGAGGCGGTCATCGACGCGGCGATGAGCGTGTGGCCGCGATTCGTGCGAAAAAAGACGGCGCCCGGGTGA
- the groL gene encoding chaperonin GroEL (60 kDa chaperone family; promotes refolding of misfolded polypeptides especially under stressful conditions; forms two stacked rings of heptamers to form a barrel-shaped 14mer; ends can be capped by GroES; misfolded proteins enter the barrel where they are refolded when GroES binds), translating to MPKQINFDEDARRALERGVNKLADAVKVTLGPRGRHVVLDKKFGGPTITLDGVTVAREIDLEDPFENLGAQLAKNVATKTNDVAGDGTTTATVLAQSLVKVGLRNVAAGANPAGLGRGIEAAAEKVIEVLKAKATPVKGRDNIAQVGTVTSRDATIGALLGEAVERVGEDGVITVEESSTLATELEITEGVQFDKGYLSAHFATNPEEQRAILENAHVLLHREKISALADLLPVLEKVAESKKPLLIIAEDVEGEALSTLVVNALRKTLVAVAVKAPFFGDRRKAFLDDLAVVTGAEVVSSEIGLKLSEIGLDSLGTARRIEITKDNTTIVDGAGTKADIDARIAQIRKEIETTDSDWDREKLQERLAKLGGGVAVIKVGAATETELNERKHRIEDAVASTKAAVEEGIVPGGGSAIVHAVKELGALEAELSGDEAVGVRIVRDALTAPLNWIAANAGHEGAVVVSKVQELGWGHGFNAATGEITDLLQAGIVDPVKVTRSAVANAASIARLVLTTESTVVDKPVEEPEDTGHGHGHAH from the coding sequence ATGCCCAAGCAGATCAACTTCGACGAGGACGCTCGTCGGGCGCTCGAACGCGGCGTGAACAAGCTCGCCGACGCGGTCAAGGTCACCCTCGGCCCGCGCGGGCGTCACGTCGTGCTCGACAAGAAGTTCGGCGGGCCCACGATCACCCTCGACGGCGTCACCGTCGCGCGGGAGATCGACCTGGAGGACCCGTTCGAGAACCTGGGTGCCCAGCTCGCCAAGAACGTGGCCACCAAGACCAACGACGTCGCGGGCGACGGCACCACCACGGCCACCGTGCTGGCGCAGTCGCTGGTGAAGGTCGGCCTGCGCAACGTGGCCGCCGGTGCCAACCCGGCCGGTCTCGGCCGCGGCATCGAGGCCGCCGCGGAGAAGGTCATCGAGGTGCTCAAGGCCAAGGCCACCCCGGTCAAGGGTCGCGACAACATCGCCCAGGTCGGCACGGTCACCTCACGTGACGCGACCATCGGCGCCCTGCTCGGCGAGGCCGTCGAGCGGGTCGGTGAGGACGGCGTGATCACCGTGGAGGAGTCCTCCACGCTGGCCACCGAGCTCGAGATCACCGAGGGTGTGCAGTTCGACAAGGGCTACCTGTCGGCGCACTTCGCGACCAACCCGGAGGAGCAGCGGGCGATCCTGGAGAACGCCCACGTGCTGCTGCACCGCGAGAAGATCTCGGCGCTGGCCGACCTGCTCCCGGTGCTGGAGAAGGTCGCCGAGTCCAAGAAGCCGCTGCTGATCATCGCCGAGGACGTCGAGGGCGAGGCGCTGTCCACCCTGGTGGTCAACGCCCTGCGCAAGACCCTCGTCGCGGTCGCGGTGAAGGCCCCGTTCTTCGGCGACCGCCGCAAGGCGTTCCTCGACGACCTGGCCGTCGTCACCGGTGCGGAGGTCGTCTCCTCGGAGATCGGCCTCAAGCTGTCCGAGATCGGGCTCGACTCGCTGGGCACCGCCCGGCGCATCGAGATCACCAAGGACAACACGACGATCGTCGACGGGGCGGGCACCAAGGCCGACATCGACGCCCGCATCGCGCAGATCCGCAAGGAGATCGAGACCACCGACTCCGACTGGGACCGCGAGAAGCTGCAGGAGCGCCTGGCGAAGCTGGGCGGCGGCGTCGCGGTGATCAAGGTCGGCGCGGCCACCGAGACCGAGCTGAACGAGCGCAAGCACCGCATCGAGGACGCCGTGGCTTCGACCAAGGCGGCCGTCGAGGAGGGCATCGTGCCCGGCGGCGGCTCCGCGATCGTGCACGCGGTCAAGGAACTCGGCGCGCTGGAGGCCGAACTGTCCGGCGACGAGGCCGTGGGTGTGCGCATCGTGCGTGACGCCCTCACCGCGCCGCTGAACTGGATCGCCGCCAACGCCGGCCACGAGGGCGCGGTCGTCGTGTCCAAGGTGCAGGAGCTGGGCTGGGGCCACGGCTTCAACGCCGCCACCGGCGAGATCACCGACCTGCTGCAGGCCGGCATCGTCGACCCGGTGAAGGTCACCCGCTCCGCGGTCGCCAACGCGGCGTCCATCGCGCGTCTCGTCCTGACCACGGAAAGCACCGTGGTGGACAAGCCGGTCGAGGAGCCGGAGGACACCGGCCACGGCCACGGGCACGCGCACTGA